One window of Paenibacillus albicereus genomic DNA carries:
- a CDS encoding GHMP family kinase ATP-binding protein, translating into MLISKTPLRISFAGGGTDIRAFYGVHGGAVISAAIDKYVYVALHKRFDGRIRIAADAVEEVERVGDIRHDLVRAVLEATGIRGGVDIAIFSDIPSAGTGLGSSSALTVGLLNACHRYQGRAVSQRRLAEQACEIEIDVLQAPIGKQDQYAAALGGLRHYAFHRDGAVDEEPIRMAAERLEGLQRSLLLFYTGITRSASAILRRQTDDAARNMEYWMRIKAQCETMRRALEDGTGGETLGAILHEGWEWKKRLADGITTPAIDEWYGQALRNGATGGKIAGAGGGGFLLLHAEERHHAALREKIGLPALDVRFDRLGTRAAACLD; encoded by the coding sequence GCTTTTTATGGCGTTCACGGCGGAGCGGTCATCAGCGCTGCGATCGACAAGTACGTGTATGTCGCGCTCCATAAGCGGTTCGACGGCCGCATCCGGATCGCTGCGGACGCGGTCGAAGAGGTCGAGCGCGTCGGCGACATCCGCCACGATCTCGTCCGGGCCGTGCTGGAGGCGACCGGCATCCGCGGCGGCGTCGACATCGCCATTTTCTCGGATATCCCGTCGGCCGGCACTGGCCTCGGCTCGTCGAGCGCCTTGACGGTCGGGCTGCTGAACGCCTGCCATCGCTATCAGGGACGAGCCGTCAGCCAGCGCCGGCTGGCCGAGCAAGCGTGCGAGATCGAGATCGACGTGCTGCAGGCTCCGATCGGCAAGCAGGATCAATACGCCGCCGCGTTGGGCGGATTGCGGCATTATGCGTTTCACCGGGACGGGGCGGTCGACGAGGAGCCGATCCGCATGGCCGCCGAACGGCTGGAGGGCTTGCAGCGCAGCCTCCTTCTCTTCTACACGGGCATCACCCGGTCGGCGTCGGCGATACTGCGCAGGCAGACGGACGACGCCGCGAGAAACATGGAGTACTGGATGCGGATCAAGGCTCAGTGCGAGACGATGAGGCGGGCGTTGGAGGACGGCACGGGCGGCGAGACGCTCGGCGCGATCCTGCATGAGGGCTGGGAATGGAAGAAGCGGCTGGCCGACGGAATCACGACGCCGGCCATCGACGAGTGGTACGGACAAGCGCTCCGAAACGGAGCGACGGGAGGCAAGATCGCCGGGGCTGGGGGAGGCGGGTTCCTGCTGCTGCACGCCGAGGAGCGGCATCATGCCGCCTTGCGGGAGAAGATCGGGCTTCCGGCGCTGGACGTCCGGTTCGATCGGCTCGGAACGCGCGCCGCCGCATGCCTGGATTGA